The following are from one region of the Cloacibacterium normanense genome:
- the nosZ gene encoding Sec-dependent nitrous-oxide reductase yields the protein MKIIQLFGISAFASLAFLGSCKPKGTETAVSGDAAEKVYVAPGKYDEVYNFVSGGFNGQMNVYGLPSGRLLKVVPIFSVNPENGYGYSEETKPMLETSHGFIPWDDQHHLELSQTNGEQDGRWIFANANNTPRVARVNLKTFRTEEIIELPNSAGNHSSPFITENTEYVVAGTRFAVPTDDMNGDVPINSFKENFKGVISFIGVNKETGDMNLSFQIEAPGVNFDLSHAGKGKSHGWFFFSCYNSEQANSLLEVNASQNDKDFIMAVNWKKAEEYLKAGKGRKVKTQYAHNKFDEKTQTATSKMEQEVTVLSAKELKDICYFMPTPKSPHGCDVDPTGEYIVGSGKLAALIPVHSFSKMLKAIENKEFAGEYDGIPILKYESTLYGEVQKPGLGPLHTEFDGKGNAYTSFFVSSEVVKWDIKTLKVLDRQPTFYSVGHLMVVGGDTKKPYGKYLVAYNKITKDRFLPTGPELTQSAQLYDISGDKMKLLLDFPTFGEPHYAQAVPASLIKDQQVKFYNIADNKHPYATKGEAESKVVRQGNKVHVYMTSIRSHFAPDNIEGIKVGDEVYFHVTNLEQDWDVPHGFAIKGNQNAELLIMPGETSTLKWVPKKPGMYPMYCTDFCSALHQEMQGYVRVSPAGSNVPLTYSLNNKADNAKSPVKTAVTK from the coding sequence ATGAAAATTATTCAGTTATTTGGTATTTCGGCCTTTGCTTCATTAGCATTTTTAGGCAGTTGTAAACCCAAAGGTACAGAAACCGCAGTAAGTGGTGACGCCGCAGAAAAAGTATATGTAGCTCCTGGAAAATATGATGAGGTATACAATTTCGTGAGTGGTGGTTTTAACGGACAAATGAACGTTTATGGTTTACCGAGCGGTAGATTATTGAAAGTAGTTCCTATTTTCTCTGTAAATCCAGAAAATGGGTATGGTTACAGTGAAGAAACTAAGCCTATGTTAGAAACTTCACACGGTTTTATTCCTTGGGATGACCAACACCACTTAGAATTATCTCAAACGAATGGTGAACAAGACGGAAGATGGATTTTTGCGAATGCGAATAACACTCCACGTGTGGCAAGAGTAAACCTTAAAACTTTCAGAACTGAGGAAATTATAGAATTGCCGAACTCTGCTGGTAACCACTCTTCTCCATTTATTACCGAAAATACAGAATATGTAGTGGCAGGTACTCGTTTTGCTGTTCCTACAGATGACATGAACGGAGACGTTCCTATTAATTCTTTCAAAGAAAACTTCAAAGGAGTGATTTCTTTCATCGGAGTTAATAAAGAAACTGGCGATATGAATTTATCATTCCAAATTGAAGCTCCGGGTGTAAACTTTGACCTTTCTCACGCTGGTAAAGGAAAATCTCACGGTTGGTTCTTCTTCTCTTGCTATAATTCAGAACAAGCGAATTCTTTATTAGAAGTTAATGCTTCTCAAAATGATAAAGACTTTATCATGGCGGTAAACTGGAAAAAAGCTGAAGAATATCTAAAAGCTGGTAAAGGTAGAAAAGTAAAAACGCAGTATGCTCACAATAAATTTGATGAAAAAACTCAAACTGCTACCTCTAAAATGGAGCAAGAAGTGACTGTACTTTCTGCTAAAGAATTAAAAGATATTTGCTATTTCATGCCAACTCCTAAATCACCTCACGGTTGTGACGTAGACCCAACTGGTGAATACATTGTAGGTTCTGGTAAATTAGCCGCTCTTATCCCAGTTCACAGCTTCAGCAAAATGCTTAAAGCGATTGAAAACAAAGAATTTGCAGGTGAATATGATGGTATTCCTATCTTAAAATATGAATCTACTCTATACGGTGAAGTTCAGAAACCAGGTTTAGGCCCATTACACACAGAATTTGACGGAAAAGGAAATGCTTATACTTCATTCTTCGTTTCTTCTGAAGTGGTGAAATGGGATATTAAAACATTAAAAGTTCTTGACAGACAACCAACTTTCTACTCAGTAGGTCACTTAATGGTAGTAGGTGGTGATACTAAAAAACCTTACGGTAAATATCTCGTTGCTTATAATAAAATTACAAAAGACAGATTCTTACCAACAGGTCCAGAATTAACCCAATCTGCACAGTTGTATGACATTAGTGGAGATAAGATGAAACTCTTATTAGACTTCCCTACTTTTGGTGAACCACACTATGCACAAGCTGTTCCAGCTTCTCTGATCAAAGACCAACAGGTGAAGTTCTACAACATTGCAGACAATAAACACCCTTATGCTACTAAAGGTGAAGCAGAATCTAAAGTGGTAAGACAAGGTAATAAAGTACATGTTTATATGACTTCTATCCGTTCTCACTTTGCTCCAGATAATATTGAAGGTATCAAAGTAGGTGATGAAGTTTACTTCCACGTGACCAACTTAGAACAAGACTGGGATGTACCGCATGGATTCGCTATCAAAGGCAATCAAAATGCTGAATTATTGATTATGCCAGGTGAAACTTCTACTCTAAAATGGGTTCCTAAAAAACCAGGAATGTACCCAATGTATTGTACAGACTTCTGTTCTGCATTACACCAAGAAATGCAAGGATACGTAAGAGTTTCTCCAGCAGGAAGCAATGTTCCTCTTACTTACAGCCTCAATAATAAAG
- a CDS encoding c-type cytochrome produces the protein MKNLKFLVLPMMAFAMVSCGNDKPADASASTSSTETSATTTETSASSESGQYDPKRGLGKYDESNVDVSKFDAAMAAEGKKVAEVKCTSCHKPTEEKLVGPGWKGVTTRQTPHWIMNFISNPDPMISVDPELQKQLEICLVRMPNQGLNETEARQILEYMREIDGAK, from the coding sequence ATGAAAAATTTGAAATTTCTAGTTCTTCCTATGATGGCTTTCGCGATGGTTTCCTGTGGTAATGACAAGCCTGCAGACGCTTCTGCATCTACCTCATCTACAGAAACATCTGCTACTACTACGGAAACTAGTGCATCATCTGAATCAGGACAATACGATCCGAAAAGAGGTTTAGGTAAATATGACGAAAGCAACGTAGATGTGAGCAAATTTGACGCTGCTATGGCTGCTGAAGGGAAGAAAGTAGCAGAGGTAAAATGTACTTCTTGTCATAAACCTACAGAAGAAAAATTAGTAGGTCCGGGATGGAAAGGAGTGACTACAAGACAAACTCCCCATTGGATTATGAACTTCATCAGCAATCCAGATCCTATGATTAGTGTAGACCCAGAATTACAAAAACAATTAGAAATTTGTTTAGTGAGAATGCCAAACCAAGGGCTTAATGAAACTGAAGCAAGACAAATTCTAGAGTACATGAGAGAAATCGACGGTGCAAAATAA